CGCCGATATCATCGGCCTGGGCTTCGTGGTCGAGCTCGACTTCCTCAAGGGCCGCGACAAACTCAAGGGCCATGAGGTGTTCTCGCTGCTGCACTATGACAAGTGAGTCCTTGTTGTCATCCCGAGCGAGCGCGACGTCGCCTGGCGACGAAGCGCGCAGTCGAGGGACCCCTATCGCACACCGGTGTCCGTTTCGCTCCCCGCGATGAAGTTCATGGGGTAGGGGTCCTTCGGCTGCGCTCGGCATTCGCCTCGCTTCGCTCAGGATGACAAAGTCCGCGTATTTACAAACCTCACCCGGCCCGCATATAGTTAGCCCCCTGTCTCCCGCGAATCGCATCCATGCGGGCTTGGAGCGCATGAAGATACCTGTGCCAGCGGCCAAGAAGAAGCCCTCCGGGGGGCCGGATCCGGCCGCGGCCCTGGCCGAGTGCCAGAAGACCATCACCCAGCTCTCGCTGCTCTTCGAGGCCACCCGCCTGCTCAATTCCACGCTCGACCTGGCCGAATTGCTGGAACTCATCCTGAAAATCGCGCGCAGCGAGGTGGGGGCGGACCGTGGCACCGTCTTTCTGATGGACGACAAGCACAAGGAGCTGTGGTCCATCGTGGCCTCGGGCCTTGACCATCAGGAGATTCGCGTGCCCCTGGGCCAGGGCGTGGCGGGACGCGTGGCCGAGACCGGGGAAACGGTCAGCGTCGAGGACGCCTATTCGCTGGCGTACCACGACCAGAGCTTCGACCAGAGGTTCAGCTACAAGACCCGCTCCATGCTAAGCCTGCCCATCCGGCACCACACCGGCGAGATCGTGGGCGTGCTGCAACTGCTCAACAAGAATGGCGCGCCGCGCTTCACCGCCGAGGACGAGGACTTCCTCAACAAGCTCTCCGGGCACATGGCCATGGCGCTGGAGAACGCGCGCCTGCACCGCGAGTCGCTGGAGAAGCAGCGCCTGGAGAAGGAGCTGGCCCTGGCCCGCGGCATCCAGCGCAGCCTGCTGCCGGATTCGCCGCCCGTGGTCCCCGGCTACGAGATTGCGGTGCTCAATGAGCCCTGCTTCGAGGTGGGCGGCGACTACTACGACTTCCTCAACCTGGGCCCGCAATCGCTGCTGCTGGTGGTGGCCGACGTGGAAGGCAAGGGCGTCTCCTCGGCGCTGGTGATGTCCAACCTGCAGGCCAGCCTGCGCGCCCTGGTCATGCACCTGCACTCGCTCGAAGTGGTGACCGTGTCGCTCAACGAAATGATCTACAACGACACCAAGTCCAAGAAGTTTCTGAGCCTTTTCCTCGGCCTGGTGGACACGCGGCGCAACGGCCTGCACTACATCAACGCCGGG
This genomic interval from Terriglobales bacterium contains the following:
- a CDS encoding GAF domain-containing SpoIIE family protein phosphatase; the encoded protein is MKIPVPAAKKKPSGGPDPAAALAECQKTITQLSLLFEATRLLNSTLDLAELLELILKIARSEVGADRGTVFLMDDKHKELWSIVASGLDHQEIRVPLGQGVAGRVAETGETVSVEDAYSLAYHDQSFDQRFSYKTRSMLSLPIRHHTGEIVGVLQLLNKNGAPRFTAEDEDFLNKLSGHMAMALENARLHRESLEKQRLEKELALARGIQRSLLPDSPPVVPGYEIAVLNEPCFEVGGDYYDFLNLGPQSLLLVVADVEGKGVSSALVMSNLQASLRALVMHLHSLEVVTVSLNEMIYNDTKSKKFLSLFLGLVDTRRNGLHYINAGHVPPLLIHGEKGEYRELTEGGTVVGLFPQTEYTRGSVKLATGDVLVCCTDGIVEASNAQEDEYGSERLAACVARNRSKSASAIVNAVSTEVAAFSRGGTHVDDKILMITKVTKEGVVSSGNVAPMG